A window of Mesomycoplasma lagogenitalium contains these coding sequences:
- a CDS encoding ABC transporter ATP-binding protein, with translation MIKQFSKPRQDVKIIRSRYKRWKKNCKVHKKNHLLLKNKKNKSLFDWQKFEENVQYQTFSDGSKLKIVAQIDDIHLSFTNPAVPGQKNKVLRGTSLKIYEGKVHAIIGESGSGKSVITSLFYGLTGDNAVIDSGEIKLYNNNVEKFSLRDWEKSKYRGRVVSAVFQNPMSTLNPTMKVGKQIMEGMLINKVVKNRKEAYLRAVSFLKLTKINDPEAVMKLYPHEMSGGMIQRVVIAAIVALKPKILVMDEPTTALDPTVQALVLDVIKNLQNKLKLSIVFITHDLGVVASIADYISIMYAGQIIEEGTAQEILNYPQHPYTWGLISSMPDLNYGSRLLTIRGSVPSNLNDIKGDAFAVRNDYALGRDFEIEPDFYYISETHRVKSALLDEQAPEYNPPKVIEKLWKEYLDNNEK, from the coding sequence ATGATAAAACAATTTAGTAAACCAAGACAAGATGTAAAAATCATCCGTTCAAGATATAAAAGATGGAAAAAAAATTGTAAAGTTCATAAAAAAAATCACTTGCTATTAAAAAATAAAAAAAATAAGTCATTATTTGATTGGCAAAAATTCGAGGAAAATGTTCAATATCAAACTTTTAGCGATGGAAGCAAATTAAAAATTGTTGCTCAAATTGATGATATTCATTTATCATTTACTAATCCAGCAGTTCCGGGACAAAAAAATAAGGTTTTAAGAGGAACATCTTTAAAAATATATGAAGGAAAAGTTCATGCTATTATCGGTGAATCGGGTTCTGGTAAATCAGTTATAACTTCTTTATTTTATGGGCTAACAGGAGATAATGCAGTTATCGATAGCGGTGAAATTAAACTTTATAATAATAATGTTGAAAAATTTTCTTTAAGAGATTGAGAAAAATCTAAATACAGAGGAAGAGTTGTTTCGGCTGTATTTCAAAATCCAATGTCTACATTAAATCCGACAATGAAAGTTGGAAAACAAATTATGGAAGGAATGCTTATTAATAAAGTCGTTAAAAATCGAAAAGAAGCATATTTAAGAGCAGTTTCCTTTTTAAAATTAACAAAAATTAACGATCCAGAAGCAGTTATGAAATTATATCCTCACGAAATGTCGGGAGGAATGATTCAAAGGGTTGTTATAGCTGCTATTGTTGCTTTAAAACCAAAAATATTAGTTATGGACGAACCGACAACAGCTTTAGATCCAACTGTGCAAGCACTTGTATTAGATGTTATTAAAAACTTGCAAAATAAATTAAAATTATCAATAGTGTTTATTACTCACGATTTAGGAGTAGTTGCTTCTATTGCAGATTATATTTCCATTATGTATGCAGGTCAAATAATTGAAGAGGGAACAGCCCAAGAAATTTTAAATTATCCTCAGCACCCTTATACTTGAGGTTTAATTTCTAGTATGCCTGATTTAAATTATGGTTCAAGATTATTAACAATTCGCGGAAGTGTACCATCAAATTTAAATGATATTAAAGGTGATGCTTTTGCAGTTAGAAATGACTATGCACTTGGAAGAGATTTTGAAATTGAACCTGATTTTTATTATATTTCAGAAACTCATCGTGTTAAATCGGCATTATTAGATGAACAAGCACCTGAATATAATCCGCCAAAAGTTATAGAAAAATTATGAAAGGAATATTTAGATAATAATGAAAAATAA
- a CDS encoding ABC transporter ATP-binding protein translates to MKNKHQDNFSQNCENENLNFDNDVNSQDSYQYDEFQYVVKKFPFRTKVITRRDLKGTSEMLRPKNNEEILVQMKNVDISYGSGFKKFRAVSDINLNIYKGEVLGLVGESGSGKSTIGKTLVGLVPYSFGEIKLLDKTLPKKLSRGLKMGNKLKEYKEIENFLVNKVQMIFQDPANSLNPHANVEKIVSEGLMNTKNSKEIYLLNFDQVVKNNLYDVLKQDLEKNASFFGQYEKELDEKIFTNENVAFNALYENLLEKLQENNLNELVLMLEKEKEQRLIENKLSEKDCRKLLVREILKSVGLDETVLSRYPLEFSGGQQQRIGISRAVVLRPQLLVADEPISALDVSIQAQVVNIFNDLKEKYNLTILFIAHDLRMVEYISDRIAVMNKGRILEVGKTEEIMKNSLHPYTRSLLGAVPSIKSKKGSLIGYVYNINMHKYSENNQPEWVKINDDHFVLGTNEEVKKWMKGNW, encoded by the coding sequence ATGAAAAATAAACATCAAGATAATTTTTCTCAAAATTGTGAAAATGAAAATTTAAATTTTGATAATGATGTTAATAGTCAAGATAGTTATCAATATGATGAATTTCAATATGTTGTAAAGAAATTTCCTTTTCGAACAAAAGTTATAACTAGAAGAGATTTAAAAGGTACATCTGAGATGTTAAGACCAAAAAACAATGAAGAAATTTTGGTACAAATGAAAAATGTTGACATTTCATATGGTTCGGGATTTAAAAAATTTAGAGCAGTATCTGATATAAATTTAAATATTTATAAAGGAGAAGTTCTAGGACTAGTAGGTGAATCGGGTTCTGGAAAAAGCACTATTGGTAAAACTTTAGTGGGGTTAGTACCTTATAGTTTTGGGGAAATTAAATTACTAGATAAAACTCTTCCAAAAAAATTATCTCGTGGCCTAAAAATGGGAAATAAGTTAAAAGAGTATAAAGAAATTGAAAATTTTTTAGTAAATAAAGTACAAATGATTTTTCAAGATCCTGCCAATTCATTAAATCCTCATGCAAATGTTGAAAAAATCGTTTCTGAAGGATTGATGAATACTAAAAATTCTAAAGAAATTTATTTATTGAATTTTGATCAAGTTGTAAAAAATAATTTATACGATGTTTTAAAACAAGATCTTGAAAAAAATGCCAGTTTTTTTGGACAATATGAAAAAGAATTGGATGAAAAAATTTTCACTAACGAAAATGTCGCTTTTAATGCGCTGTATGAAAATTTATTAGAAAAACTTCAAGAAAATAATTTAAATGAACTTGTTTTAATGTTAGAAAAAGAAAAAGAACAAAGACTAATAGAAAATAAATTAAGTGAAAAAGATTGTCGAAAATTATTAGTTAGAGAAATTTTAAAATCGGTAGGATTAGATGAAACAGTTTTAAGTCGTTATCCACTAGAATTTTCCGGAGGACAGCAACAAAGAATCGGAATATCTCGTGCTGTTGTTTTAAGACCTCAGCTTCTAGTGGCGGATGAACCTATTTCAGCGCTTGACGTTTCCATTCAAGCTCAAGTTGTTAACATTTTTAATGATTTAAAAGAAAAATATAATTTAACAATTTTATTTATTGCACATGATTTAAGAATGGTTGAATATATTTCTGATCGAATTGCAGTTATGAATAAAGGAAGAATTTTAGAAGTTGGAAAAACTGAAGAAATTATGAAAAATAGTTTACATCCTTATACAAGAAGTTTATTAGGAGCTGTACCTTCTATTAAAAGTAAAAAAGGCAGTTTAATAGGTTATGTTTATAATATTAATATGCACAAATATTCTGAAAATAATCAACCAGAATGAGTAAAAATTAACGATGATCATTTTGTTTTGGGAACTAATGAGGAAGTAAAAAAATGAATGAAAGGAAATTGATAA
- a CDS encoding S8 family serine peptidase yields the protein MKKIKKKIFLTSSLLPIIPIFSNISFASNNQTQTNVTDKIQYKMEIHLKYQIYNFKTIEEDVKFFKFLNQEFANYLKGNLYDVTEIDYSRLSPVIWLTFKDWDRKADNLAKLNMFDFVGKVKVYENNFPKNQPNRMIPIEEVPITLPPGNDLYSSYNHNKYKEEEKIDWSQKDIYKEHFKIVNVYNYVNKKDINLNGREGKIGIMEWANKNINTSNFFKKNWINIYNNETYMKNSHGTNVTKIIGGISGVDKNAEIYFTGHLNSNEWIKKLEWMVIDNGVRIINHSYGPKGDYDDYNDNVLFLDYLSRKYGVINVFSAGNGQNKPAEKNEWINGDKISFNSIVVGSTNLKKDYLISDFSNWQKFQKYNELPKPLVVAPGEYYKTENGFQNGTSYSAPLVTGIISLLLKEKEHINNDRDRLTAIKSILAVSSYLSSQYKDNNLNRNGLHNKVGTGMVDFEKMLLASSNTKTIEIDKNISNQTVFQTDELYLLKDQNIKAAASWTFNAGLLKEPEVIPSWANWLLWWMKDKILEKTNWKDNHLDGQKLTFNKILELQKNKFFTDYDLILEYKNNNKWEVVSKTFSYNSNVDLINEKVEKSGIYRIKVVKYQNILFNQSVNDILSFSYLVE from the coding sequence ATGAAAAAAATAAAAAAGAAAATTTTTCTAACAAGTAGTTTATTACCAATAATTCCAATTTTTAGTAACATTAGTTTTGCTTCTAATAATCAAACACAAACTAATGTTACTGATAAAATTCAATATAAAATGGAAATTCATTTAAAATATCAAATTTATAATTTTAAAACAATTGAAGAAGATGTAAAATTTTTTAAATTTTTAAATCAAGAGTTTGCTAATTATTTAAAAGGTAATTTATATGATGTAACTGAAATAGACTATAGCAGATTATCACCGGTTATTTGACTAACATTTAAAGACTGGGATAGAAAAGCTGATAATTTAGCAAAATTAAATATGTTTGATTTTGTGGGGAAAGTAAAAGTATATGAAAATAATTTTCCAAAAAATCAACCAAATAGAATGATCCCAATCGAAGAAGTTCCAATAACTTTGCCACCTGGTAACGATCTTTATAGTAGTTATAACCATAATAAATATAAAGAAGAAGAAAAAATTGATTGAAGTCAAAAAGATATTTATAAAGAGCATTTTAAAATAGTAAATGTTTATAATTATGTAAATAAAAAAGACATTAATTTAAATGGAAGAGAAGGAAAAATAGGAATAATGGAATGAGCAAATAAAAATATTAATACTTCTAACTTTTTTAAAAAAAATTGAATAAATATTTACAACAATGAAACATATATGAAAAATTCTCACGGAACCAATGTTACTAAAATAATAGGCGGAATTTCTGGTGTTGATAAAAATGCTGAAATTTATTTTACTGGACATTTAAATAGTAATGAATGAATTAAAAAGCTAGAATGAATGGTTATTGATAATGGCGTTAGAATAATAAATCATAGTTACGGACCTAAAGGAGATTATGACGATTATAATGATAATGTTTTATTTTTAGATTATTTGTCAAGAAAATATGGTGTTATTAATGTTTTTTCAGCAGGTAATGGACAAAATAAACCTGCTGAAAAAAATGAATGAATAAATGGTGATAAAATCAGCTTCAATTCAATTGTAGTAGGTTCAACAAATTTAAAAAAAGATTATTTAATATCTGATTTTTCAAATTGACAAAAGTTCCAAAAATATAACGAATTGCCAAAACCGCTTGTTGTAGCACCTGGAGAATATTATAAAACAGAAAATGGTTTTCAAAATGGAACAAGTTATTCTGCCCCGCTTGTAACAGGCATAATATCGCTTTTATTAAAAGAAAAAGAACATATTAATAATGATCGAGATAGATTAACTGCTATAAAATCTATTTTAGCCGTTTCTTCCTACTTAAGTAGTCAATATAAAGATAATAATTTAAATAGAAATGGTTTACATAATAAAGTCGGTACTGGAATGGTTGATTTTGAAAAAATGTTATTAGCATCTAGCAACACTAAAACAATAGAAATAGATAAAAACATAAGTAATCAAACTGTGTTTCAAACCGATGAATTATATTTACTAAAAGATCAAAATATAAAAGCGGCAGCATCTTGAACTTTTAATGCTGGATTATTGAAAGAACCAGAGGTAATTCCTTCTTGAGCTAATTGATTACTTTGGTGAATGAAAGATAAAATTTTAGAAAAAACAAACTGAAAAGACAATCATTTAGATGGACAGAAACTTACTTTTAACAAAATATTAGAATTACAAAAAAATAAATTTTTTACTGATTACGATTTAATTTTAGAATATAAAAATAATAATAAATGAGAAGTTGTTTCAAAAACCTTTTCATACAATTCTAATGTTGATTTAATTAATGAAAAAGTTGAAAAAAGTGGCATTTATAGAATTAAAGTTGTTAAATATCAAAATATTTTATTTAATCAATCAGTAAATGATATTCTTTCTTTTAGCTATTTGGTGGAATAA
- the glyA gene encoding serine hydroxymethyltransferase, with protein sequence MYKKIKLKDKKIENAINNELTRQKNHIELIASENYASEEVMKVTGSILTNKYGEGYPGKRYYDGCENVDKVENLAIERLKKIFNVKYANVQPYSGSTANAAAIAALVEPNGKIMGMSLSSGGHLTHGYGINFSGKFYQSFSYDVDERGLLNYDNILKLAKEIKPNLIICGYSAYSRTIDFKKFRQIADEVGAYLMADIAHIAGLIAAGVHPSPVEYAHIITSTTHKTLRGARGGIIMTNIDEIANKVNRWVFPGYQGGPLFHSIAGKAVAFNETLQPFFKEYGKQIVINSKAFAKEFQNFGAEIVSGGTDNHLFTINVKKSYNVTGKDASSILQQINITVNKNTIPNDQESPFVTSGVRLGTAAMTSRGFKEKEFKKLALIIDQALKNKDNKSILKGLKKQVLELTKNFPIKKSYWD encoded by the coding sequence ATGTATAAAAAAATAAAATTAAAAGATAAAAAAATAGAAAATGCAATTAACAACGAATTGACAAGGCAGAAGAATCACATTGAATTAATTGCATCGGAAAATTATGCATCAGAAGAGGTTATGAAAGTAACGGGAAGTATTTTAACAAACAAATATGGTGAAGGATATCCGGGAAAAAGATATTATGATGGTTGTGAAAATGTTGATAAAGTTGAAAATTTAGCAATCGAAAGGCTAAAAAAAATTTTTAATGTAAAATATGCAAATGTTCAACCCTATTCTGGTTCCACCGCTAACGCGGCGGCAATTGCTGCTTTGGTTGAGCCAAATGGAAAAATTATGGGGATGTCACTTTCATCAGGAGGACATTTAACTCACGGTTATGGAATTAATTTTTCAGGAAAATTTTATCAGTCATTTTCATACGATGTGGATGAAAGGGGTTTGTTAAATTACGATAATATTTTAAAATTAGCAAAAGAAATTAAACCAAATTTAATTATTTGTGGTTATTCAGCTTATTCTAGAACGATTGATTTTAAAAAATTTCGTCAAATAGCTGATGAAGTGGGAGCGTATTTAATGGCGGATATAGCCCATATAGCCGGTTTAATTGCTGCAGGAGTACATCCATCCCCAGTAGAATATGCTCATATAATCACTTCGACTACTCATAAAACATTAAGAGGAGCTCGCGGGGGGATTATAATGACCAATATTGATGAAATTGCTAATAAAGTTAATCGCTGAGTTTTTCCAGGTTATCAAGGCGGACCGTTATTTCACTCTATTGCGGGTAAAGCCGTTGCTTTTAACGAAACATTACAACCATTTTTTAAAGAATATGGTAAGCAAATAGTTATAAACTCTAAAGCATTTGCAAAAGAATTTCAAAATTTTGGTGCAGAAATAGTTTCGGGCGGAACTGATAATCACTTATTTACAATTAATGTTAAAAAATCTTACAATGTAACTGGAAAAGATGCTTCGTCGATTTTACAACAAATTAATATTACCGTTAATAAAAACACAATTCCTAATGATCAAGAATCGCCTTTTGTTACTTCTGGCGTTAGATTAGGAACAGCCGCTATGACATCAAGGGGTTTTAAAGAAAAAGAATTTAAAAAACTAGCTTTGATTATTGATCAAGCACTAAAAAATAAGGATAATAAGTCAATATTAAAAGGGTTAAAAAAACAAGTTTTAGAATTAACAAAAAATTTTCCAATTAAAAAATCTTATTGAGATTAA
- a CDS encoding MSC_0624 family F1-like ATPase-associated membrane protein has product MNLFFKKQVLFHKNVNFDVFKKQRVISFVLKWIVILFFFAYNLTTFLTIDSQYVHNANQSLFDNAKISFTIEYIIINSLSYYFLFKAYVNIQEQMLKIYYYLIWFVSFLLFSLFFYFFSNFYLTKENRQTEVKQLVLNVFWLWPYILFFLLVNLGFNIYLLTTSEQHNIKIKFKSKWSIISTVSKLLYFVLFFSIYFWIYKYTFIFNENIYTHPLINFFLFKWSFWITVAKILIILIFSWTLYPFIISFINFWEPGKKISDLYKMYLWISLTSLLSTILWFLIVLKDKFTYNQFNTFFIIFSAIVTIISIINSLFAKNIFASVQMKTIIMITSLFLIWIAFYLIRVIFDFKSSQNNDINLSITDVNLLVVDICSFIIIGLFLYKNPKISKMENTFIKIFITLVIIANSMVIYLKSNGLFWVVNELLNIEVIFFTIIIAIILLFLLISIVKQFMIIKYLKKGTQYVF; this is encoded by the coding sequence ATGAATTTATTTTTTAAAAAACAAGTTTTATTTCATAAAAATGTCAATTTCGATGTTTTTAAAAAACAAAGAGTTATTTCTTTTGTTTTAAAATGAATTGTAATTTTATTTTTCTTTGCTTATAATTTAACTACTTTTTTAACAATTGATAGTCAATATGTTCATAATGCTAATCAATCTCTTTTTGATAATGCTAAAATAAGTTTTACAATTGAATATATAATTATTAATTCTTTATCTTATTACTTTTTATTTAAAGCATATGTCAATATTCAGGAACAGATGTTAAAAATTTATTATTATTTAATATGATTTGTTTCTTTTTTGCTATTTTCATTATTTTTTTATTTTTTTTCTAATTTTTATTTAACAAAAGAAAATAGGCAAACGGAAGTTAAACAACTGGTTTTAAATGTTTTTTGACTTTGACCATACATTTTATTTTTTCTTTTAGTTAATTTAGGCTTTAATATTTATTTATTAACAACAAGTGAACAACATAATATTAAAATAAAATTTAAATCAAAATGAAGTATTATTTCAACCGTAAGTAAACTATTATATTTTGTTTTATTTTTTTCAATATACTTTTGAATTTATAAATATACTTTTATTTTTAATGAAAATATATATACTCATCCATTGATTAATTTTTTCCTATTTAAATGATCGTTTTGAATTACTGTTGCTAAAATTTTAATAATATTAATTTTTAGTTGGACATTATATCCATTTATTATCAGTTTTATTAATTTTTGAGAGCCCGGTAAAAAAATTAGTGATTTATATAAAATGTATTTATGAATTTCGCTCACTAGTTTATTATCAACTATTTTATGATTTTTAATTGTTTTAAAAGATAAATTTACATATAATCAATTTAATACATTTTTTATTATTTTTTCAGCAATTGTAACAATTATTTCAATTATCAATAGTTTATTTGCAAAAAATATTTTTGCTTCAGTTCAAATGAAAACGATTATTATGATTACATCACTATTTTTAATTTGAATTGCCTTCTATTTAATCAGAGTTATTTTTGATTTTAAAAGTTCACAAAATAATGATATTAATTTATCAATTACTGATGTAAATTTATTAGTGGTTGATATTTGTTCATTTATTATCATTGGTTTATTTTTATACAAAAATCCTAAAATTTCAAAAATGGAAAATACCTTCATTAAAATTTTTATTACTTTAGTAATTATTGCTAATTCGATGGTTATTTATTTAAAAAGTAATGGACTATTTTGAGTTGTTAATGAATTATTAAATATTGAAGTAATATTTTTCACAATTATTATTGCTATTATTTTATTATTTTTACTAATTTCAATAGTTAAACAATTTATGATTATTAAATATTTAAAGAAAGGAACTCAATATGTTTTTTAA
- a CDS encoding MSC_0623 family F1-like ATPase-associated protein encodes MFFKTDNLKKIKKILKQDRHLYSVTDNYNNFLKSYNVYSLNDIENNVKLFLNLKYDDPSWKELKNEFEKCIKNNIEINFGSFSIIWLKNNKIVYPVIKGREVNVSKTFYLDENENNKKFNNLIPIVKKMIFDILNQENIFLLADGLLIYKQKEDVFKVFFNEKVVKII; translated from the coding sequence ATGTTTTTTAAAACTGATAATTTAAAAAAGATTAAAAAAATTTTAAAACAAGATAGACATTTATATTCCGTGACTGATAATTATAATAATTTTTTAAAATCATATAATGTTTATTCCTTAAATGATATTGAAAATAATGTTAAATTATTTTTAAATTTAAAATATGATGATCCTTCATGAAAAGAACTTAAAAATGAATTTGAAAAATGTATAAAAAATAATATAGAAATAAATTTTGGTTCTTTTTCAATTATATGATTAAAAAATAATAAAATTGTTTATCCCGTAATCAAGGGCAGAGAAGTAAATGTTTCAAAGACATTTTATTTAGATGAAAATGAAAATAATAAAAAATTTAATAATTTAATTCCAATAGTTAAAAAAATGATTTTTGATATTCTTAATCAAGAAAACATTTTTTTACTTGCCGATGGTTTGCTCATTTACAAGCAAAAAGAAGATGTTTTTAAAGTGTTTTTCAATGAAAAAGTGGTTAAAATTATCTAA
- a CDS encoding MSC_0622 family F1-like ATPase gamma subunit, which yields MSKIENSLQMFESLKSLTNISKLKTISEISLVNKDFEQKLNYSLKIRDAFLYLKEKYKLNSEFLSSKKNQKKLWIYLSEDIKIKGVNYNQINHNLKNQVAKNDLLFVSGDEAIKFAKDNNFNIIFSTNERDRKNIANEIYALVYQLYLKREVNEVIFVLNTNRSKNNQITILPMEKMQLIPNSSSFKLENEDFSKKIFFPAVADSINSYFSIYLFSLIPSLVEESHFFKLKQKLLSQIKLLNELDEKIKEFKKEINEQKRQELTEEIMLLSQTIKGENENE from the coding sequence ATGAGTAAAATTGAAAATAGTTTGCAAATGTTTGAAAGTTTAAAATCACTGACAAATATTTCAAAATTAAAAACAATTTCAGAAATTTCGCTAGTAAATAAAGATTTTGAGCAAAAATTGAATTATTCATTAAAAATTCGCGACGCATTTTTGTATTTAAAAGAAAAATATAAATTAAATTCTGAGTTTCTCAGTTCTAAAAAAAATCAAAAAAAATTGTGAATTTATTTATCTGAAGATATTAAAATTAAAGGAGTTAATTATAATCAGATAAATCACAATTTAAAAAACCAAGTAGCCAAAAATGATTTATTATTTGTTTCAGGAGATGAAGCAATTAAATTTGCTAAAGATAATAATTTTAATATTATTTTTTCCACAAATGAAAGAGATCGGAAAAATATTGCTAATGAAATTTATGCATTAGTTTATCAACTATATTTAAAACGAGAAGTAAATGAAGTTATTTTTGTTTTAAATACTAACCGTTCAAAAAATAATCAAATTACCATTTTGCCGATGGAAAAAATGCAATTAATACCAAATTCTTCTTCCTTTAAATTAGAAAACGAAGATTTTAGTAAAAAAATTTTTTTCCCCGCTGTTGCAGATTCTATCAATTCATATTTTTCCATTTATTTATTTTCTTTAATTCCATCATTGGTTGAAGAATCGCACTTTTTTAAATTAAAACAAAAATTGCTATCTCAAATTAAATTATTAAATGAACTTGATGAGAAAATCAAGGAATTTAAAAAAGAAATAAATGAGCAAAAAAGACAAGAATTAACCGAAGAGATTATGCTTTTATCACAAACTATAAAAGGTGAAAATGAAAATGAATAA
- a CDS encoding MSC_0621 family F1-like ATPase epsilon subunit, whose protein sequence is MNKFFWIKNKNKNNFFKIEFYLPNSKKIAYNDAYLTLVLENEKLNFIFLKNQISILEQAILKISFKDKKQKPVYLLAKKIYASSSEKIIKINVIESVETIYVKTKNDLNWKSMIKKIKSLKKDYRYFLWKSKLGLTAKELIDKNKLENELVILKMMKGNKLVLKNENKEQEIN, encoded by the coding sequence ATGAATAAATTTTTTTGAATTAAAAATAAAAACAAAAATAATTTTTTTAAAATTGAATTTTATTTGCCAAATAGTAAAAAAATCGCTTACAATGATGCTTATTTAACTCTGGTTTTAGAAAACGAAAAATTGAATTTTATTTTTTTAAAAAATCAAATTTCAATTTTAGAGCAAGCAATTTTAAAAATAAGTTTTAAAGACAAAAAGCAAAAACCAGTTTATTTGCTTGCTAAAAAAATTTATGCATCTAGTTCAGAAAAAATAATTAAAATTAATGTGATAGAATCGGTAGAAACAATTTATGTTAAAACTAAAAATGATCTTAATTGAAAATCAATGATTAAAAAAATAAAATCATTAAAAAAAGATTATAGATATTTTTTATGAAAATCCAAATTAGGATTAACAGCAAAGGAATTAATTGATAAAAATAAATTAGAAAATGAATTAGTAATTTTAAAAATGATGAAAGGAAACAAATTGGTTTTAAAAAATGAAAATAAAGAACAAGAAATTAATTAA
- a CDS encoding MSC_0619 family F1-like ATPase alpha subunit gives MNEKVILKSINNFIIKVEGRFNYKQNQFFKINDKTKAFVLSANETSANLIISNQKNKLLIGQEILPIENNFIETKQEFFGNIIDINNKIVTQNNLKNGESKSFGFAKIFNKARGINERIYLNKPLTTGILGIDLFTPIGRGQRELIVGDRKTGKTTIALSAAINNKNDEKLKVIYASIGQKTTSVSEVYQLFKNHNILDKIMIIAASSDNSYEQFLLPYIAMAHAENLAKNNYDVLLILDDLTKHANIYREISLLIDRPAGREAYPGDIFFIHSKLLERSGNFKNEGSITTLPIVETIGGDITSFISSNIISITDGQIVTSTDFFNKGIIPAINYSVSVSRTGSAVQKPEIGKISKSLFKIYNNYQKNISLKDIKFNLSKEISSLLSRGKILNNFLTQTDFNLYDENMILILGKIVIWNTFNNNPYSQESLDFILKLFEKNELAKTVKKYIEFNEVNDDKLFRDFVHCALNDFYKYRNYDIKINTRYTFKEINKKEIAEYLGETNAR, from the coding sequence ATGAATGAAAAAGTAATTTTAAAATCTATTAATAACTTTATTATTAAAGTTGAAGGAAGATTTAATTATAAACAAAATCAGTTTTTTAAAATTAATGATAAAACTAAAGCATTTGTGCTTTCAGCAAATGAAACAAGTGCTAATTTAATTATTTCTAATCAAAAAAATAAATTATTAATTGGTCAAGAAATTTTGCCGATTGAAAATAATTTCATTGAAACAAAACAAGAATTTTTCGGAAATATAATTGATATTAATAATAAAATAGTAACTCAAAATAATTTAAAAAATGGTGAAAGTAAATCATTTGGATTTGCTAAAATTTTTAATAAAGCAAGAGGAATTAACGAAAGAATTTATTTAAATAAACCTTTAACAACTGGGATTTTAGGAATTGATTTATTTACTCCAATTGGTCGGGGGCAAAGAGAATTAATTGTCGGTGATCGTAAAACAGGAAAAACAACAATTGCTTTATCAGCAGCTATCAACAATAAAAATGATGAAAAATTAAAAGTTATTTATGCATCTATAGGACAAAAAACTACTTCTGTTTCAGAAGTTTATCAACTATTTAAAAATCATAATATTTTAGATAAAATTATGATTATAGCAGCAAGTAGTGATAATTCCTATGAGCAATTTCTATTACCCTATATTGCGATGGCTCATGCTGAAAATTTAGCTAAAAATAATTATGATGTTTTACTAATTTTAGATGATTTAACCAAACATGCTAATATTTATCGTGAAATTTCTTTATTAATTGATCGTCCAGCAGGAAGAGAAGCATATCCTGGAGATATTTTCTTTATTCACTCGAAATTGTTAGAAAGATCTGGAAATTTTAAAAATGAAGGTTCAATTACAACTTTACCAATTGTTGAAACAATTGGCGGAGATATTACTTCATTTATTTCATCAAATATTATTTCCATCACCGACGGGCAAATAGTAACATCAACCGATTTTTTTAATAAGGGAATTATTCCAGCAATTAACTATTCAGTTTCAGTTTCTAGAACAGGAAGTGCTGTGCAAAAACCAGAAATTGGTAAAATTTCTAAATCTTTATTTAAAATTTATAATAATTATCAAAAAAACATTAGTTTAAAAGATATAAAATTTAATTTATCAAAAGAAATTAGTTCCTTATTAAGTCGAGGAAAAATTTTAAATAATTTTTTAACACAAACTGACTTTAATTTATATGATGAAAATATGATTTTAATTCTAGGAAAAATTGTTATTTGAAATACTTTTAATAATAATCCATATTCACAAGAGAGCTTGGATTTTATTTTAAAACTATTTGAGAAAAATGAACTAGCTAAAACTGTTAAAAAATATATTGAATTTAATGAAGTTAATGATGATAAATTATTTAGAGACTTTGTTCATTGTGCTTTAAATGACTTTTATAAATATCGTAATTATGATATTAAAATTAATACCAGATATACATTTAAAGAAATTAATAAAAAAGAAATAGCTGAATATTTAGGAGAAACAAATGCAAGGTAA